A single region of the Fusarium fujikuroi IMI 58289 draft genome, chromosome FFUJ_chr05 genome encodes:
- a CDS encoding related to heterokaryon incompatibility protein (het-6OR allele) has protein sequence MYPQSIGTESFRLVSVIIDSNQRLSLTLNEHKISSPTSPEYYALSYTWNPPNMDDPVFYADTDVRHILLNGSRFAVKPNLYDALFQLHHSYPQMLFWIDALCINQNNPQEGKLQVGIMDRIFGGANHVVIWLGKPFAKLELGLQVAERIACVASTACKAIVRGQKYPHTHHLEEMKEAYGLDPLSFDEADALVTLFSCRWFGRQWVIQEVALAGQIDIICNEMSVPFDKIGSTALFLHLTGLLVGIGNLLGSGGKDVRVLEDMHLMQTGRTQVVREWCKGDHSEWRDVLPLVDFTAGIVENTMAVGQTKESIVGVVLLKLLMWLVGFGCGDRRDTIYGLAGIISRVVSIHGLHSIPQRLQPNYRLDTATVLYNAATEILQATGSLALLGVVKDPALRETTGLPSWVPDYPPRMALNPMAGPNFKSLGKFDASKSIDSARYGVDFHIDDKVLHTRGFLLGRVKAMGESLKPMVSAGNFAQCASMLVDAEQTYPFTNQPFAEAFWRTLVFDQDLSDRPAKLPTTKHFQDMVLMIMAKRISDEFQSGGTDAVKAFLQTLEAMDTLEAKHPKQSPFPTRKYLASFCSGFGFLPETVDDKLWAYEQRMAWLESKKKNLVFMTSLLSTTLFNRRPALMEGGYFACVFESTMVDDEIWVVSGCPTPLVMRSKGPQYCLIGETYVHGVMHGEAIHVDSDWVQLEII, from the coding sequence ATGTATCCGCAGTCTATTGGCACCGAGTCTTTCCGTCTCGTCTCTGTTATCATTGACTCCAATCAGCGACTCTCTCTTACCCTCAACGAACACAAGATTTCCAGTCCTACCAGTCCGGAATACTACGCACTCTCTTATACATGGAACCCCCCCAATATGGATGATCCTGTATTCTACGCAGACACTGACGTACGCCATATTCTCCTTAACGGGTCCAGATTCGCTGTCAAACCGAATCTTTACGATGCTCTCTTCCAGCTCCACCATTCTTATCCTCAGATGCTCTTCTGGATTGACGCCCTCTGCATTAACCAAAACAATCCACAGGAGGGCAAACTTCAAGTGGGCATCATGGATCGAATCTTCGGAGGTGCCAACCATGTGGTTATCTGGCTGGGAAAACCCTTTGCTAAGCTTGAGCTAGGGCTCCAAGTTGCAGAACGCATAGCTTGTGTCGCGTCCACAGCTTGCAAAGCCATCGTTCGTGGGCAGAAATATCCCCACACCCATCACCTGGAAGAAATGAAAGAGGCCTATGGACTTGACCCGTTGAGCTTTGACGAAGCCGATGCATTAGTTACGCTCTTTAGCTGCCGCTGGTTTGGGAGACAGTGGGTGATTCAGGAAGTGGCTCTAGCGGGACAGATCGATATCATTTGTAATGAAATGAGTGTCCCGTTTGACAAAATCGGGTCGACCGCGTTATTCTTGCACCTAACTGGCTTGCTCGTGGGAATTGGCAACCTACTGGGCTCGGGAGGGAAAGACGTGCGTGTGTTGGAAGATATGCATCTCATGCAGACTGGGAGGACTCAAGTAGTCCGTGAATGGTGTAAAGGCGACCACAGTGAGTGGAGGGATGTTTTACCTTTAGTCGACTTTACAGCTGGAATTGTCGAGAATACCATGGCTGTCGGTCAAACAAAGGAGAGCATAGTCGGCgttgttcttctcaagctgCTCATGTGGCTGGTCGGTTTTGGTTGCGGAGATCGTCGCGATACAATATACGGACTGGCAGGTATAATCAGTCGCGTTGTCAGCATTCACGGTCTTCACAGCATTCCCCAGAGACTCCAGCCGAATTATCGTCTCGATACAGCCACTGTGCTTTATAATGCGGCGACGGAGATCCTGCAGGCGACTGGGAGTTTGGCTCTTCTGGGTGTTGTCAAGGACCCAGCTCTACGTGAGACCACAGGTCTACCGTCCTGGGTCCCAGATTACCCCCCGAGAATGGCGTTGAACCCAATGGCTGGACCAAACTTTAAGTCTTTGGGTAAGTTCGATGCGTCGAAATCTATAGATTCAGCCAGGTATGGTGTCGACTTCCATATAGACGACAAGGTTCTACATACTCGCGGCTTCCTCTTGGGTCGCGTTAAAGCTATGGGCGAGTCTTTGAAACCCATGGTTTCCGCTGGTAACTTCGCTCAGTGCGCTTCGATGTTAGTCGACGCAGAGCAGACATACCCCTTCACGAACCAGCCCTTCGCGGAGGCATTCTGGCGAACATTGGTGTTTGATCAGGACTTATCCGACCGCCCAGCCAAGCTTCCCACGACCAAACATTTCCAAGATATGGTACTCATGATCATGGCTAAAAGAATCAGCGATGAGTTCCAATCCGGAGGAACcgatgctgtcaaggcctTTCTGCAGACTTTGGAGGCTATGGATACCCTAGAAGCCAAGCATCCGAAACAAAGTCCCTTCCCTACGAGGAAGTACTTAGCCTCATTCTGCAGTGGGTTTGGTTTCCTGCCCGAAACCGTAGACGATAAACTATGGGCATACGAACAGCGAATGGCTTGGCTAGaatcaaagaagaagaacttggTGTTTATGACTTCCTTGCTCAGTACTACTCTATTCAACCGGCGGCCAGCGTTAATGGAAGGAGGTTATTTTGCCTGTGTTTTCGAGTCTACGATGGTGGATGATGAAATCTGGGTTGTTTCCGGATGTCCCACGCCGCTGGTTATGCGAAGTAAGGGTCCACAGTACTGTTTGATCGGCGAGACTTATGTTCATGGTGTTATGCATGGGGAGGCTATTCATGTTGATAGCGATTGGGTCCAACTGGAGATTATATAA